Below is a window of Nocardia asteroides DNA.
AGGATCGTGGACAGCGCGTAGCCGTGGCCGAACCGCAGCCACGACAGGTGTAGCGCCTCGAGCAGTGGGTCGCGCTTGCGCACCGCGCCCGCGCCGAAACCGCCGAAGGTGATCATCGCCGCGCCGAAGAAGCCCATCATGGCCGCGTGGCCTTCGGGGCTGCGGGCGAAATCGCCCGCGGTGCGTAGCCAGGTCCGGACGCCGGGATCGATCCCGGTGGGCATGTGGCGCTGCGGTTCGAGGGTGCGCGTGGTGTCCATGGGGCCTACGGTCGTCTCGGGGGGCGGCATATTCGGTTCGTCCCCCCGGATGGTCGGCGGTCGCAACCGCGAGCTGATGGTCGGCCGCAAGTTTACGGCTTCAACTCCGAACACTAACCCGGCGGTCGGTGCGGCTGTGCGTCCGGCCACCGGTGATTCGCGCGGCGGCCAGCTTGCCCGACAGCAGCGTGGTGGGCACCCCGACCCCCGGAGTGGTGCCGCAACCTGCGAGAACGACGTTGTCCATGCCCCGTGGCAGGTTGCGTGGACGGAACGGACCGGTCTGCCGGAACAGGTGCGCGACCGAGAACGGTGTGCCCGCGATCATGCCGCGCGCCGCCCAGGTCGCCGGAGTGTCGACGTGGTCGACGGTGAAGTGCTCGGCGATTCCGGTGTACCCGCGGCGTTCCAGCTCGGCGAGCAGTTCGCCCAGGTAGGCGGGGGCGAGCCGGTCCCAGTCCAGGGGCGCGGAGTCCAGGTTCGGGCAGGGCGCGAGGACCGAGAGCGGTTCGTGGCGGCCGTCGGCGCGGTCGACGAACTGGCCGGGGTCGGTGAGCGCGGGCCTGGTCAGCAGCATCGACGGATCGCTCATCAGCGCGCCGCGTCCGCGTGGCGCCGCGATCTCACGGAACGTCTCGGCCCAGGCGGCGCCGAAATCGATCGTGTGGTGCGCCTGGATCGGCCAGCGCGCCGCGATCTCGGCGGGCACGGTCCCGTGGGCCACCACGGCCGACGGCGAGGCGCGCAGGCCACGCCGGTACCGCACGCCGAACTTCGGCAGCGAGCCCAGATCGGCGGTGAGCACCACCGCGTCGCACGCGAAACTGCGTCCGTCGGCGAGCCGGACCGCCTCGGCCCGGCGGCTGCCGCGCCCCGGCGCGTACCGGATGCCGGTCACCTCGGCGTCGAGGACGAGGGTGCCGCCCGCGGCGACGAACGCCTCGGCCAGCGCGGTGGTGACGGCGCGCATGCCGCCCTCGGGGAAGTACACGCCCTGGCAGGTGTCCATGTTCGGGATCGCGCCGTAGAGCGCCAGCGCCTTGTCGGGGACCGTCCCGGCGTAGAGCGCCTGGAAGGTGAACAGCCGGGCCAGCCGCTCGTCGCGCAGGTAGGACCGCACCTTGGGGCCCAGCCTGCCGAAGCCGCCGAGCCGGGCCAGGGTGGCCAGGGAAGCGCGCGAGCGGCGGCCGCGCACCAGGTCCAGCGGCGAGTCGAAGTTCGCGTCCATGAAGTCGTCGAACTCGGCGCGGTAGATCCGGTCCAGCCAGTCGCGCAGCCTGCGGTAGTTGCGGGCCTCGGCGGGCCCGCAGGTGGCGGCGACCTCGGCGGCCATCGTCTCGGCGTCGTCGAACACCTTGATGTCGGTGCCGTCGGCGTAGCGCGCGTGATAGGCCGGGGCCATGCGGTGGATCCGCAGGCCCACGTCCGCGCGGGTCCGCCCGACGGCGGCGAGGGCCTCGTCGATCAGTTCGGGCAGCGTGAGCACGGTGGCGCCGCTGTCGATCTCGTAGTCGTCGAACCGGTACCGCCCGACCCGGCCGCCCGGATGATCGGCGCGTTCGAGCACCGTCACCTCGGCGCCCGCGCCGCGCAGGTGCAGCGCGGCGGCCAGCCCGGCCAGTCCCGCGCCGACCACCACGACATTGTTCGCTTGTCCCACAACGCTTTTCATATCAGGCTCAGGCGATGCGCCGGGTGGCGGCCAGTGCCATGTCGTGCAGCAGCTGCTTGGCCTGCGGGGTCGCGCCGCTCGTCGCCACGGCGCGCAGGCCGGTGTCGGTGAGCTCGGTGATCCGGCGTTCCACCTCGTCGACGGCGCCCAGGTCGGTGAGCAGCGCGCGCAGCCGGTCGACCGCGGCGTCGTCGAGGTCGGTGCCCAGGCCGGTCCGGATCAGCGCCGCCGACTCCGGGTCGGCCCGGCGCAGCGCCTCGGCGATCAGCACGGTGCGCTTGCCCTCGCGCAGGTCGTCGCCGGAGGGCTTGCCGGTGACGGCCGGGTCGCCGAACACACCCAGCAGGTCGTCGCGCAGCTGGAAGGCGATGCCGACGTCGGTGCCGTAGGTCCGCAGCGCCGCCACCAGGGCCTCGTCGGCGCCGGCCAGCGCGGCGCCCAGGTGCAGCGGGCGCTCGATGGTGTAGGCGGCGGTCTTGTACCGGTTGATCCGCAGCGCGGCCTCGACCGACTCGTCGCCGCCCGCCTCGCCGTTGATGTCGAGCAGCTGCCCGCCCAGCACCTCGGTGCGCATCCGCGCCCACACCGGCGCGAACCCGGCCAGCGCCGCTGGGGCGAG
It encodes the following:
- the crtI gene encoding phytoene desaturase family protein, yielding MKSVVGQANNVVVVGAGLAGLAAALHLRGAGAEVTVLERADHPGGRVGRYRFDDYEIDSGATVLTLPELIDEALAAVGRTRADVGLRIHRMAPAYHARYADGTDIKVFDDAETMAAEVAATCGPAEARNYRRLRDWLDRIYRAEFDDFMDANFDSPLDLVRGRRSRASLATLARLGGFGRLGPKVRSYLRDERLARLFTFQALYAGTVPDKALALYGAIPNMDTCQGVYFPEGGMRAVTTALAEAFVAAGGTLVLDAEVTGIRYAPGRGSRRAEAVRLADGRSFACDAVVLTADLGSLPKFGVRYRRGLRASPSAVVAHGTVPAEIAARWPIQAHHTIDFGAAWAETFREIAAPRGRGALMSDPSMLLTRPALTDPGQFVDRADGRHEPLSVLAPCPNLDSAPLDWDRLAPAYLGELLAELERRGYTGIAEHFTVDHVDTPATWAARGMIAGTPFSVAHLFRQTGPFRPRNLPRGMDNVVLAGCGTTPGVGVPTTLLSGKLAAARITGGRTHSRTDRRVSVRS
- a CDS encoding polyprenyl synthetase family protein; amino-acid sequence: MEATLSAGIGTPLSRSVADTTAAVDLVTLTPGTPAFVSAVEQVLAEFFASRREIVEPLGPVFVDAAASLEQFVIRGGKRTRPGFAWTGWLGAGGDPAGPDAAAVLTACSALELVQACALVHDDIIDSSQTRRGYPTVHIEFEDRHRAAGWPGDGAEYGRAVAILIGDLALAWADDLVHEAGLAPAALAGFAPVWARMRTEVLGGQLLDINGEAGGDESVEAALRINRYKTAAYTIERPLHLGAALAGADEALVAALRTYGTDVGIAFQLRDDLLGVFGDPAVTGKPSGDDLREGKRTVLIAEALRRADPESAALIRTGLGTDLDDAAVDRLRALLTDLGAVDEVERRITELTDTGLRAVATSGATPQAKQLLHDMALAATRRIA